One part of the Sphaerochaeta sp. genome encodes these proteins:
- a CDS encoding amidophosphoribosyltransferase — translation MEKTMQVIKGAYSLVIMTRSSLLAVRDPFGFRPLCIGTLPEGGYVFASESCALDAVGATFLRDVEPGEIVSVRDGKLSSHRTFCGTKPKRLCVFELIYFARPDSLVDGISVHIARLRAGAFLALEHPAQADVVIGVPDSGIDAAIGYSRQSGIPYGIGFIKNKYIGRTFIQPGQGNREDQVRIKLNPVSSTVKGKRVVLIDDSIVRGTTSRRIVRLLRDAGAKEVHFRSSAPKFLHPCYFGTDIDSSSQLFAYRYSDEQMRRLLDVDSLGFLSVENVTKLSDHPDVGGFCTACFSGDYPVSPETPLGKDRLAEGASDEQ, via the coding sequence GGGGGCGTACTCCTTGGTCATCATGACCCGTTCCTCCCTGCTTGCCGTCCGGGATCCCTTTGGATTCCGGCCGCTGTGCATCGGCACGCTTCCCGAAGGCGGGTACGTCTTCGCGTCGGAAAGCTGCGCGCTGGATGCCGTGGGGGCCACGTTCCTCCGGGATGTGGAGCCGGGGGAGATCGTATCGGTGCGGGATGGGAAGCTTTCGTCGCATCGGACGTTCTGCGGTACCAAGCCGAAGCGTCTCTGTGTGTTTGAGTTGATCTACTTCGCCCGTCCGGACTCCTTGGTGGACGGCATTTCGGTGCATATTGCACGGCTCCGCGCCGGTGCGTTTCTGGCCCTGGAGCATCCCGCCCAGGCCGATGTGGTCATCGGGGTGCCGGACAGCGGCATCGACGCGGCCATCGGATACAGCCGACAGAGCGGCATTCCGTACGGCATCGGATTCATCAAGAACAAGTACATCGGCCGGACGTTCATCCAGCCGGGGCAGGGCAACCGGGAGGACCAGGTGCGCATCAAGCTCAACCCGGTCTCCTCGACGGTCAAAGGCAAGCGGGTCGTGTTGATCGACGATTCCATCGTCCGTGGGACGACCAGCCGGCGGATCGTCCGGCTGCTTCGGGATGCCGGGGCGAAGGAAGTGCACTTCCGTTCTTCCGCGCCGAAGTTCCTCCATCCGTGCTATTTCGGCACGGACATCGACTCCTCCAGCCAGCTGTTCGCCTACCGGTACTCCGACGAACAGATGCGGCGCCTGCTGGATGTGGACTCGTTGGGGTTCCTCTCCGTGGAGAACGTGACGAAACTGAGTGATCATCCGGATGTCGGAGGATTCTGTACGGCCTGTTTCAGCGGGGATTATCCGGTTTCCCCGGAGACTCCGCTGGGCAAGGACCGGTTGGCCGAGGGGGCGAGCGATGAACAATGA